ACGCGGATGAGAATGGCACGGTCGCTCGAGTCTACTTTCCGGGTCTTCTGCTTCTTTGCAAATTCGCTCTCAAGGGCCTGGATAAAGGCAGTAAAATTGAGGTGCATCTCTGACGGCCGGCTTGCCTCCATGAGAGACCAGTATTCCCCGTCCGGGTTTTCCGGTATCAGGTGGGCCGTGTGGGCATACCCGGGAAGGCCGTCCTCTCCCGCCTCAACGGCGCAGACAAGATCGAGGCGCAACAGCGCCAGGTCGGTCAGGTCGTCGGCGGTGAGTCCCTCGTTATTCAAATGGGTATGGATTAAACGCAGACCCTTGAAACGGGTGGAAGAAGAGCGGAACCCATCGAGGCTGGGGATCATGATTTCCCTGTGCGAACCGGCGATCACATAGGCAATCTCGCCTCTGCGGCTGATCAGGACGCCGACCTGCCGGTTAATTTCCCGGGAAAGAGCGGTGAGCGATCTCGCCAGGTCGTGGGGAATGATGAGTTCCGTGGGAATCCTCCGACGGTAGAGCAGACTTAACCTCCTGATCTGCTCCGCCCCGAGACCTGTCAGGTTGCCGTAGACTTTATCGATTGCCTGACCCCTTGCTTTCAGCCGTGCGTGCCGCCATTCTCCTGGCCAGGCGTTCTTCATACCTTTCCCGGCTGTGGAAACTGGTGCGCCCTATCACCTTTTTGGGATTCGCTACTCCGCACTCCGGACAGGGAAGACCTTCATGATCCTCACCGACCTTCATAACGCGTTCAAAGATATGCTTGCAGGCGCTGCATTCAAATTCATAGAGTGGCATGGAACGTTCCTTTTTCACATTTATGGTGGAAAACTAACATACCTATACATACGGGTCAAGGGGGATTTTGGGCATGAAAAGCCCCGGAGGGATAATCCCCCCGGGGCTCTTTGTGGTGTTGGTTTTTAATAACGACCGGATTAGAAGACAAGCGATAGCTTAT
Above is a genomic segment from Deltaproteobacteria bacterium containing:
- a CDS encoding zinc ribbon domain-containing protein; the encoded protein is MPLYEFECSACKHIFERVMKVGEDHEGLPCPECGVANPKKVIGRTSFHSRERYEERLARRMAARTAESKGSGNR